The proteins below come from a single Leifsonia sp. 1010 genomic window:
- a CDS encoding ABC transporter ATP-binding protein, giving the protein MSAAPAPTSIAPAVQVSGLTKRFGSFTAIDDVSVTIKPGRIHGLLGRNGAGKTTLMQLITGQDFATQGDIHVFGEKPTENPRVLQNICFIKESQRYPEDFQPKHVLRSAPWFFENWDADYADQLVEEFRLPLNRRIKKLSRGQLSAIGVIVGLASRAPLTFFDEPYLGLDAVARQLFYDRLLEDFSEHPRTVVLSTHLIDEVANLLEHVIVIDQGRILMDEDAETLRTSATTVVGPRGAVDEFVRAREVLHRDGVGGLASVTVAGLSASDRSQAAAAGLELAPVSLQQLIVRRTDVRDTGIEQTA; this is encoded by the coding sequence ATGAGCGCCGCCCCCGCCCCGACCTCCATCGCCCCGGCGGTGCAGGTGTCGGGCCTGACCAAACGGTTCGGATCGTTCACCGCGATCGACGACGTGTCCGTCACCATCAAGCCGGGCCGCATCCACGGCCTCCTCGGCCGCAACGGCGCAGGCAAGACGACGCTGATGCAGCTCATCACCGGGCAGGACTTCGCCACGCAGGGCGACATCCACGTCTTCGGCGAGAAGCCGACCGAGAACCCGCGGGTGCTGCAGAACATCTGCTTCATCAAGGAGAGCCAGCGGTACCCCGAGGACTTCCAGCCGAAGCACGTCCTGCGCAGTGCGCCCTGGTTCTTCGAGAACTGGGACGCCGACTACGCGGACCAGCTCGTCGAGGAGTTCCGGCTCCCCCTCAATCGGCGCATCAAGAAGCTCTCCCGCGGACAGCTCTCGGCGATCGGCGTGATCGTCGGACTGGCGTCGCGTGCGCCGCTGACGTTCTTCGACGAGCCGTACCTGGGACTGGACGCCGTCGCACGCCAGCTCTTCTACGATCGCCTGCTCGAGGACTTCTCCGAGCATCCGCGGACCGTGGTGCTCTCGACGCACTTGATCGACGAGGTGGCGAACCTCCTCGAGCACGTCATCGTCATCGACCAGGGCCGCATCCTGATGGATGAGGACGCCGAGACCCTGCGCACCTCCGCCACCACCGTGGTCGGCCCGCGCGGAGCCGTCGACGAGTTCGTCCGGGCTCGCGAGGTGCTGCACCGCGACGGCGTCGGCGGCCTCGCCTCCGTGACCGTCGCCGGCCTCAGCGCCTCCGACCGTTCGCAGGCAGCGGCGGCGGGCCTGGAGCTCGCGCCGGTGTCGCTCCAGCAGTTGATCGTCCGCAGGACCGACGTCCGTGACACAGGAATCGAGCAGACCGCATGA
- a CDS encoding GntR family transcriptional regulator, producing MIDEGKPIFVQIAEQIEDDIIDGVYPAETQVPSTNEFAAFYRINPATAGKGVNLLVDDGILYKKRGIGMFVSDGARERLVAKRRDAFSDEYLRPLLAEAAKLGIGAEQLTRMIQTAADQRPATQEPQTTSSATSPSKGVSA from the coding sequence GTGATCGACGAAGGCAAGCCGATCTTCGTCCAGATCGCCGAACAGATCGAAGACGACATCATCGACGGGGTCTACCCCGCCGAGACCCAGGTGCCGTCCACGAACGAGTTCGCCGCCTTCTACCGGATCAACCCGGCGACGGCGGGCAAGGGCGTGAATCTCCTGGTCGACGACGGAATCCTCTACAAGAAACGAGGCATCGGAATGTTCGTCTCCGACGGCGCCCGCGAGCGGCTCGTCGCCAAGCGCCGCGACGCGTTCAGCGACGAGTACCTCCGCCCGCTGCTCGCCGAGGCCGCGAAGCTCGGCATCGGCGCAGAGCAGCTGACCCGCATGATCCAGACGGCCGCAGACCAGCGGCCGGCCACCCAGGAACCGCAGACGACGTCCTCGGCGACGTCCCCCTCGAAAGGAGTGAGCGCATGA
- a CDS encoding alpha/beta fold hydrolase, whose amino-acid sequence MAIGAAGLLWAGALWCVRRAAIALARAIVAPSPRPQTRIHASTDTTVTLEADRRTLHRGQFGLWFGDGGHAVVGHAIAYDRETGTVSRELLEVTGDLSAAAEGVWTGHLHPDPAALRRRYGEVRLPVPGGAAPAWVVVPEEAGHPVTWAIHIHGHNSTRVTALRSVPATDALGMTSLVVSFRGDGEGPSVPGGASQLGQREWEDVDAAIAFALAHGAERVVLVGWSLGGALALQLSERSAHRAAIDRLVLVAPVTDWRAAIRNVAAERGLPGWVGALAIRALADPVTAGNAGLPEPIDFDLLDWSRPGRLTVPTLVLHSDGDREVPLSSSLLFAMANPRLVRLVELPPAEHTWEYNVDPAAFNAAVIEFQPAREDGAVG is encoded by the coding sequence GTGGCCATCGGAGCGGCCGGCCTGTTGTGGGCCGGCGCGCTGTGGTGCGTCCGTCGCGCCGCGATCGCGCTCGCCCGCGCGATCGTCGCGCCCAGCCCGCGGCCGCAGACCCGCATCCACGCGAGCACCGACACGACCGTCACGCTCGAGGCCGACCGCCGGACGCTGCACCGCGGGCAGTTCGGCCTCTGGTTCGGCGACGGCGGTCATGCTGTCGTCGGTCACGCCATCGCGTACGACCGCGAGACCGGCACCGTCTCCCGCGAACTGCTGGAGGTCACCGGCGATCTGTCGGCGGCGGCCGAGGGCGTGTGGACGGGGCACCTCCATCCCGATCCGGCCGCGCTCCGGCGGCGATACGGGGAGGTGCGGCTCCCGGTACCGGGCGGTGCGGCACCGGCCTGGGTGGTCGTGCCGGAGGAGGCCGGGCATCCGGTGACGTGGGCCATCCACATCCACGGGCACAACAGCACCCGCGTGACGGCCCTCCGCTCCGTGCCGGCGACGGACGCCCTGGGCATGACGTCGCTGGTGGTCTCGTTCCGCGGCGACGGGGAGGGGCCGTCCGTGCCGGGCGGTGCCTCCCAGCTCGGTCAGCGCGAATGGGAGGACGTGGATGCGGCGATCGCGTTCGCGCTCGCACACGGTGCCGAGCGGGTGGTGCTCGTGGGCTGGTCGCTCGGGGGAGCGCTCGCGCTGCAGCTCTCCGAGCGGAGCGCCCACCGGGCGGCCATCGACCGGCTCGTGCTCGTCGCGCCGGTCACCGACTGGCGCGCGGCGATCCGCAACGTGGCCGCCGAGCGCGGGCTTCCGGGGTGGGTGGGGGCGCTGGCGATCCGGGCGCTCGCCGATCCGGTCACAGCCGGGAACGCGGGCCTGCCCGAACCGATCGACTTCGACCTGCTCGACTGGTCGCGACCGGGGAGGCTCACCGTCCCGACGCTCGTACTGCACTCCGACGGCGACCGGGAGGTACCGCTGTCGTCGTCCCTGCTGTTCGCCATGGCCAACCCCCGCCTGGTCCGGCTCGTGGAGCTCCCTCCGGCCGAGCACACGTGGGAGTACAACGTCGACCCCGCCGCGTTCAACGCCGCCGTGATCGAGTTCCAGCCGGCCCGGGAGGACGGCGCGGTCGGCTAG
- a CDS encoding amidase, whose product MADLHELTALALWQELQSGRVSPRELAAHYLDRIERLNPELGAFVTVTREQALERADEVAERVPKTAPLWGLPSGDKDLWMRAGVPTGFGSRAMAGFVPDTSDEIVETLDAAGAVSLGKTNAPEFGLPAYTESLAAPPARNPWNPELGAGGSSGGAAVAVAAGMLPFAPGSDGGGSIRIPAAACGLIGLKPSRGLVPAGSGIDSLAGLVVDGPIARTTADAALLLDGIIAKRNGRIDHHYTLRAPYDDDGPFLGTAVRGEGRFQLGVMTTSAWDGAYDIHISPEAREALAAAVDAVSSLGHGVEETALEPDDTYAPAFRTIWQAGAARIPAEGEALALLEPLTAWLVERGRSLSARELGEALSALTAYERSFIRQLSSFDAVLTPAMALTPRPVGWYDQEDGERNFEQQVQYTPFTSMLNVTGLPAIVLPVSQTADGLPMGVQLIGRPGGERTLLSIAAQLERRLRWADRRPPVW is encoded by the coding sequence ATGGCCGACCTCCACGAGCTGACGGCGCTCGCACTCTGGCAGGAACTCCAGTCCGGGCGGGTGTCGCCCCGGGAGCTCGCCGCCCACTACCTGGACCGCATCGAACGCCTGAACCCCGAGCTGGGAGCATTCGTCACCGTCACGCGCGAGCAGGCTCTCGAGCGGGCCGACGAGGTGGCCGAGCGGGTGCCCAAGACCGCCCCGCTGTGGGGGCTGCCCTCCGGCGACAAAGACCTGTGGATGCGCGCCGGCGTGCCGACAGGGTTCGGCTCCCGCGCGATGGCCGGCTTCGTTCCCGACACCAGCGACGAGATCGTCGAGACGCTCGATGCCGCGGGCGCCGTGAGCCTCGGGAAGACGAACGCACCGGAGTTCGGCCTCCCCGCCTACACGGAGTCGCTCGCCGCGCCGCCCGCGCGCAACCCCTGGAACCCGGAGCTCGGCGCCGGCGGATCGAGCGGAGGGGCCGCAGTCGCCGTGGCGGCGGGGATGCTGCCCTTCGCCCCGGGGTCCGATGGAGGCGGCAGCATCCGCATCCCCGCCGCCGCATGCGGGCTCATCGGACTGAAGCCCTCCCGAGGACTGGTGCCCGCGGGCAGCGGGATCGACTCGCTCGCGGGGCTCGTCGTCGACGGGCCGATCGCGCGCACCACGGCGGACGCGGCGCTGCTGCTCGACGGGATCATCGCGAAGCGCAACGGCCGGATCGACCACCACTACACGCTGCGCGCTCCCTACGATGACGACGGTCCCTTCCTGGGGACCGCCGTGCGCGGGGAGGGCAGATTCCAGCTCGGCGTGATGACGACCTCCGCCTGGGACGGCGCCTACGACATCCACATCTCGCCGGAGGCGCGCGAGGCGCTCGCCGCGGCCGTCGACGCCGTGTCGTCGCTCGGTCACGGGGTCGAGGAGACGGCGCTCGAGCCGGACGACACGTACGCCCCGGCCTTCCGCACGATCTGGCAGGCCGGGGCGGCGCGCATCCCGGCCGAAGGGGAAGCGCTCGCGTTGCTCGAGCCGCTGACGGCGTGGCTGGTGGAGCGTGGGCGTTCGCTCAGCGCCCGAGAGCTCGGCGAGGCGCTCTCGGCGCTCACCGCGTACGAACGCTCCTTCATCCGGCAGCTGTCCTCGTTCGACGCCGTGCTGACGCCCGCGATGGCGCTCACCCCGCGCCCGGTCGGCTGGTACGACCAAGAGGACGGTGAGCGCAACTTCGAACAGCAGGTGCAATACACGCCCTTCACGTCGATGCTCAACGTCACCGGTCTCCCGGCGATCGTCCTCCCGGTGTCGCAGACCGCCGACGGGCTGCCGATGGGCGTCCAGCTGATCGGCCGTCCCGGCGGCGAGCGGACGCTGCTCTCGATCGCCGCGCAACTGGAGCGCCGCCTCCGCTGGGCGGACCGCCGGCCGCCCGTCTGGTGA
- a CDS encoding aminotransferase class V-fold PLP-dependent enzyme, with protein sequence MTDPEGFREPLDQAVASAERWLDGIRDGRIPPETDVEQVKDALGRTLPDRGPAPAEVIRRMSAAIEPGLMRIHSPRFHGWVMGGAQPVALAADWLTSAWDQNNGLRSVTPGVAGAEELAAEWLLDLLALPETAEVGFVTGATVANVVGLTCGRDELLRRTGWDPGDGLAGSPRIRVLVGAERHGSVDSAAHLAGLGRGTVVAADAQGRMLPDALREALADGDGPALVVLQAGNIHSGAFDPFRELIEIAHAAGAWVHVDGAFGLWAAAAPGLRPLTDGIGGADSWATDAHKTLSVPYDCGIAVVADAAALHGAMAQHAAYLASSADVADPSDRVPELSRRARGLTTYATLAQLGRAGVADLVQQLADAATVIADGIRGIPGAEVLNEVVYTQVCASFGTDDRTRAVGAALLADGAALASPSTWQGRPVLRFSVSNWLTDAEEAARTVAAVRRAVESVA encoded by the coding sequence GTGACTGATCCGGAGGGATTCCGCGAGCCGCTGGACCAGGCGGTGGCGTCGGCGGAGCGCTGGCTCGACGGCATCCGCGACGGGCGCATCCCGCCCGAGACCGACGTGGAGCAGGTGAAGGATGCGCTGGGCCGGACGCTGCCCGACCGCGGCCCGGCGCCCGCCGAGGTGATCCGTCGCATGTCGGCGGCGATCGAGCCCGGGCTGATGCGCATCCACTCGCCCCGGTTCCATGGCTGGGTCATGGGAGGGGCGCAACCGGTCGCGCTCGCCGCCGACTGGCTGACGTCGGCGTGGGACCAGAACAACGGCCTCCGCTCCGTCACGCCCGGGGTCGCCGGAGCGGAGGAGCTCGCGGCCGAGTGGCTCCTCGACCTGCTCGCCCTGCCCGAGACCGCGGAAGTGGGATTCGTCACGGGAGCCACTGTCGCGAACGTCGTCGGGCTGACGTGCGGACGGGACGAGCTGCTGCGACGGACCGGCTGGGATCCCGGCGACGGGCTGGCCGGGTCGCCGCGCATCCGCGTGCTGGTCGGCGCCGAGCGGCACGGTTCGGTCGACAGTGCCGCTCACCTCGCCGGGCTCGGGCGCGGAACGGTCGTGGCGGCGGACGCTCAGGGGCGGATGCTGCCGGACGCCCTGCGCGAGGCGCTGGCGGACGGCGACGGCCCGGCGCTGGTCGTGCTGCAGGCGGGCAACATCCACTCGGGCGCCTTCGACCCGTTCCGTGAGCTGATCGAGATCGCGCACGCCGCCGGCGCCTGGGTGCACGTGGACGGCGCCTTCGGGCTCTGGGCGGCCGCCGCCCCTGGACTGCGTCCACTGACGGACGGTATCGGAGGCGCCGACTCGTGGGCGACGGACGCGCACAAGACGCTCAGCGTCCCGTACGACTGCGGCATCGCCGTCGTCGCCGACGCTGCCGCCCTGCACGGCGCCATGGCGCAGCACGCGGCCTACCTCGCCTCCTCCGCCGACGTGGCCGACCCGAGCGATCGCGTCCCGGAGCTCTCCCGTCGCGCCCGCGGGCTGACCACGTACGCGACGCTCGCGCAGCTCGGCCGCGCCGGCGTGGCCGACCTGGTACAGCAGCTGGCGGATGCGGCTACGGTGATCGCCGACGGCATCCGCGGCATACCCGGTGCGGAGGTGCTGAACGAGGTCGTCTACACCCAGGTCTGCGCGTCCTTCGGCACCGACGACCGCACCCGTGCGGTCGGGGCGGCGCTCCTCGCCGATGGTGCCGCGCTCGCGTCCCCGTCCACCTGGCAGGGCCGGCCCGTGCTGCGCTTCTCCGTCAGCAACTGGCTGACCGACGCGGAGGAGGCGGCCCGGACGGTCGCCGCCGTCCGTCGCGCGGTCGAGTCCGTGGCCTGA
- a CDS encoding DUF1844 domain-containing protein: protein MSDTSFTFDDSGHDEDGVAEATRDIAEVPAVEVITTTAVHLMSAAAVKCGLADDPEHQTDLDEARKLIDALAGLVTASAPHVGDQHARSLRDGLRSLQLAFREASAIPDEIGKGPGEKYTGPVS from the coding sequence GTGAGCGACACATCCTTCACCTTCGACGACTCCGGCCACGACGAGGACGGCGTGGCCGAGGCCACCCGCGACATCGCCGAGGTGCCCGCCGTCGAGGTGATCACCACCACGGCAGTGCACCTGATGAGCGCTGCCGCCGTCAAGTGCGGGCTGGCGGACGACCCGGAGCACCAGACGGATCTGGATGAGGCGCGCAAGCTGATCGACGCCCTCGCCGGCCTCGTCACGGCGAGCGCGCCGCATGTCGGCGACCAGCACGCCAGGAGCCTCCGCGACGGACTCCGGTCACTGCAGCTGGCCTTCCGCGAGGCGTCCGCGATCCCCGACGAGATCGGCAAGGGTCCCGGCGAGAAGTACACCGGCCCGGTCAGCTGA
- the infC gene encoding translation initiation factor IF-3 — MSEPRTNDRIRVPEVRLVGPSGEQVGVVKIEVALRLAQEADLDLVEVAPNSKPPVAKIMDYGKFKYEAAQKAKEARRNQANTILKEVRFRLKIDKHDYETKRKRAEGFLKSGDKVKAMILFRGREQSRPEQGVRLLQRFAEDVAELGTVESNPTIDGRNMVMIISPVKNKSEAKAEANAVRAATKARAQGRDQDAVAETADAAQSDESSPAQATNEEK, encoded by the coding sequence ATCAGCGAACCCCGTACGAATGACCGTATCCGCGTCCCCGAAGTACGACTTGTCGGCCCCAGCGGAGAGCAGGTCGGTGTCGTCAAGATCGAGGTCGCATTGCGACTCGCGCAGGAGGCCGACCTCGACCTGGTCGAAGTCGCGCCCAACTCCAAGCCGCCGGTCGCCAAGATCATGGACTACGGCAAGTTCAAGTACGAGGCTGCGCAGAAGGCCAAGGAGGCCCGGCGCAACCAGGCGAACACGATCCTCAAAGAGGTCCGTTTCCGCCTCAAGATCGACAAGCACGACTATGAGACCAAGCGCAAGCGCGCCGAAGGCTTCCTGAAGTCCGGCGACAAGGTGAAGGCCATGATCCTCTTCCGAGGCCGCGAGCAGTCGCGTCCGGAGCAGGGCGTGCGTCTGCTGCAGCGCTTCGCGGAGGACGTCGCCGAGCTCGGCACGGTGGAGTCCAACCCCACGATCGACGGGCGCAACATGGTGATGATCATCAGCCCGGTGAAGAACAAGTCCGAGGCCAAGGCCGAGGCCAACGCAGTACGTGCCGCTACCAAGGCGCGCGCCCAGGGGCGCGACCAGGACGCGGTTGCTGAGACAGCCGACGCTGCTCAGTCCGACGAGAGTTCGCCCGCCCAGGCGACGAACGAGGAGAAGTAA
- the rpmI gene encoding 50S ribosomal protein L35 has protein sequence MPKQKTHSGAKKRFKITGSGKVMKQQSGMRHNLELKSSRRTRRLNQEQVVPEVDAKVIRRMLGK, from the coding sequence ATGCCCAAGCAGAAGACCCACTCCGGCGCCAAGAAGCGCTTCAAGATCACCGGCAGCGGCAAGGTCATGAAGCAGCAGTCCGGCATGCGCCACAACCTGGAGCTCAAGTCCAGCCGTCGCACCCGCCGGCTGAACCAGGAGCAGGTCGTCCCCGAGGTGGACGCCAAGGTCATCCGCCGGATGCTCGGCAAGTAA
- the rplT gene encoding 50S ribosomal protein L20, whose product MARVKRAVNAHKKRRVILERAEGYRGQRSRLYRKAKEQVTHSLVYSYNDRRKRKGDFRRLWIQRINAASRANGLTYNRFIQGLGLAGVEVDRRILADLAVTEPATFAALVETAKKALPADTSAPKADAAA is encoded by the coding sequence ATGGCAAGAGTGAAGAGGGCGGTCAACGCCCACAAGAAGCGTCGGGTCATCCTCGAGCGCGCCGAGGGCTACCGCGGTCAGCGGTCGCGCCTGTACCGCAAGGCCAAGGAGCAGGTCACCCACTCCCTGGTCTACTCCTACAACGACCGCCGCAAGCGCAAGGGCGACTTCCGTCGTCTGTGGATCCAGCGGATCAACGCGGCGAGCCGCGCCAACGGCCTCACCTACAACCGCTTCATCCAGGGCCTGGGCCTGGCGGGTGTCGAGGTGGACCGTCGTATCCTCGCCGACCTGGCCGTCACCGAGCCCGCGACCTTCGCGGCCCTCGTCGAGACCGCCAAGAAGGCTCTGCCGGCCGACACGTCGGCCCCGAAGGCGGACGCCGCGGCGTAA
- a CDS encoding RNA methyltransferase: MLDNPRSPRVRAVAKLAKRPARAETGLFLLEGPQAVEEALAFRPELVVDLFATPTALERYPEIARAASDAGIEVEFVSEHVLDAMADTVTPQGFVAVARQFPTSIRDIFAGSPRLVAVLEEVRDPGNAGTIIRAADSAGADAVVLSGRTVDLYNPKVVRSTTGSLFHLPVAVGADLGDVVGRAHTAGLQVLAADIKGEDLLSARRDGELARPTAWVFGNEAHGLADELLELVDRVVTVPIYGKAESMNLATAASVCLYESAFAQRS, encoded by the coding sequence ATGCTGGACAACCCGCGCTCACCGCGCGTCAGGGCCGTCGCCAAGCTCGCCAAGCGCCCCGCCCGTGCCGAGACCGGGCTGTTCCTCCTCGAAGGACCGCAGGCCGTCGAGGAGGCCCTCGCCTTCCGTCCGGAGCTCGTCGTCGACCTGTTCGCGACCCCGACCGCGCTCGAGCGGTATCCGGAGATCGCCCGCGCGGCGTCCGACGCCGGGATCGAGGTCGAGTTCGTCTCCGAGCACGTGCTGGATGCGATGGCCGACACGGTGACGCCGCAGGGTTTCGTCGCCGTGGCCCGGCAGTTCCCGACCTCGATCCGTGACATCTTCGCCGGGTCCCCGCGGCTCGTCGCGGTACTGGAAGAGGTGCGGGACCCCGGAAACGCGGGAACGATCATCCGCGCCGCCGACTCGGCCGGGGCGGATGCGGTGGTCCTGAGCGGCCGCACGGTCGACCTCTACAACCCCAAAGTGGTCCGCTCGACGACCGGTTCGCTGTTCCACCTTCCGGTCGCTGTGGGCGCCGACCTGGGCGATGTCGTCGGACGGGCGCACACCGCGGGCCTGCAGGTGCTCGCCGCCGACATCAAGGGGGAGGACCTCCTCTCCGCCCGCCGCGACGGCGAGCTCGCGCGGCCGACCGCGTGGGTGTTCGGCAACGAGGCGCACGGGCTCGCCGACGAGTTGCTCGAGCTCGTGGATCGAGTGGTGACCGTCCCGATCTACGGCAAGGCCGAGTCGATGAACCTGGCGACGGCCGCCTCCGTCTGCCTCTACGAGTCGGCGTTCGCACAGCGCTCCTGA
- the pheS gene encoding phenylalanine--tRNA ligase subunit alpha, giving the protein MSDSTEITESAVESAVSAALAAIYAASDSAALKTVRHDHTAEGSPLARLNASIRSLPGDQKAAAGKLVGGARARVNQAFTAKEAEIAAAEEAAQLTAEAVDVTALPSRWTPGARHPLSLLQERIADVFVGMGWEVAEGPELESEWYNFDALNFDADHPARAMQDTFFVEPTDAHLVMRTHTSPVQLRALLGDDLPVYRIAPGRVFRTDEFDATHLPVFHQTEGIAVDKGLTMAHLRGTLDHFVKTLFGDEARVRLRPNYFPFTEPSAELDLWHPTFKGGARWIEWGGCGMVNPNVLRSAGIDPDVYSGFAFGMGVERALMFRNDVKDMRDMAEGDVRFSQQFGMVV; this is encoded by the coding sequence GTGTCAGATTCCACGGAGATCACCGAATCCGCGGTCGAGTCGGCGGTCAGCGCGGCGCTCGCCGCGATCTACGCCGCGAGCGACTCGGCGGCCCTGAAGACGGTGCGCCACGACCACACGGCCGAGGGTTCGCCCCTCGCCCGGCTGAACGCGAGCATCCGCTCGCTCCCGGGCGACCAGAAGGCCGCGGCGGGCAAGCTCGTCGGCGGCGCACGCGCGCGCGTCAACCAGGCCTTCACCGCCAAGGAGGCCGAGATCGCCGCGGCGGAGGAGGCGGCTCAGCTCACCGCCGAGGCCGTCGACGTCACCGCGCTCCCGTCGCGGTGGACGCCCGGCGCCCGGCACCCGCTGAGCCTGCTCCAGGAGCGCATCGCCGACGTCTTCGTCGGTATGGGCTGGGAGGTCGCGGAGGGCCCGGAGCTCGAGAGCGAGTGGTACAACTTCGACGCCCTCAACTTCGACGCCGACCACCCGGCGCGCGCGATGCAGGACACCTTCTTCGTCGAGCCGACGGACGCCCACCTCGTGATGCGCACGCACACCTCGCCGGTGCAGCTGCGCGCCCTGCTCGGCGACGACCTGCCGGTGTACCGGATCGCCCCCGGGCGGGTCTTCCGCACCGACGAGTTCGACGCGACGCACCTCCCGGTGTTCCACCAGACGGAGGGCATCGCGGTCGACAAGGGCCTCACCATGGCCCATCTGCGCGGAACGCTCGACCACTTCGTCAAGACGCTGTTCGGCGACGAGGCGCGCGTGCGCCTGCGCCCCAACTACTTCCCGTTCACCGAGCCGAGCGCCGAGCTCGACCTGTGGCATCCCACCTTCAAGGGCGGTGCCCGCTGGATCGAGTGGGGCGGCTGCGGCATGGTCAACCCCAACGTCCTGCGCTCTGCCGGCATCGACCCGGACGTCTACTCCGGCTTCGCGTTCGGGATGGGCGTGGAGCGGGCCCTGATGTTCCGCAACGACGTCAAGGACATGCGCGACATGGCCGAGGGCGATGTCCGGTTCTCCCAGCAGTTCGGAATGGTGGTCTGA